In Monodelphis domestica isolate mMonDom1 chromosome 1, mMonDom1.pri, whole genome shotgun sequence, the sequence CAGGGGAAGGGGACCCTCGTTGTGGTAAGGAAACTTGAAGCCATGAAGGCTGAGGACAGTCAACCTGGAGAAGACATAGGGAGGACATgcattcaagtatttgaaagactatCACTTGGAATTGGGATTCACTTGGCCTTCAGAAGGCAGAACTAAAATAAACAGGAATGTCAGATTTCAGCTCAATACACAGAAAaacaacctggaaaatagagatgGGGCAAAAGTGGCATGGGTGGCTTCCAGGTTTCCCATTACTGAAGATCTTTAGAGTAAGCCTGGGAAACCACTCACTGGGAATATTGCAAGGGGAATAGATTTGATGAGTCTGGTGGGGAAATTGCAGGGGCATTGGACTAGCTGACCTTGCCCACAGGAAGACTGGATGATCTTATAAGAACTCTGTAGCACAATAGGGCAATCAGAAGACAGAATGTCCTCTTAAGGGAgggcagggggcagctagatggctcagtggatagaaccaggtctggagatggaaggtcctggatttgaatgtggcctcagacacttcctagctgtgtgaccctgggcaagtcactaaattcccattgcctagcccttattgctcttttgccttagaatcaatacacaacattgattctaagaaggtaagggtttaaagggggaggggggaaagtaGTGTAGGAGAATGGAATTACTCTTTTATAACTCTAGGAAGACTCTTTGAACACTAGGCACATGCCTGATAGAAAAAACTCTGGATTTGTAGTCtgacaacctgagttcaaatcccaatttgGCCACTTTGATGTGACTGAAATTACAACCTCTCTAAtgcagttccttctttggtaaAATGATTGGGCTAAATGGTTTCTCTGAGGTTCCTTGCAGCTCAAAAGTTATGATGCAATCATCACTGCGATCACTGCTTATCAGGGGATGTACCTTAGCCCCACTTGAGAACTTCCTTGTCTCTCCTATAGATGATGGAACTGGCTCCATTTACTCCCTCAGCTGATGTGTAGAATGTGTTGTCACTGCTTCACTGAGGATGACTTGTTCAAaccaagattttatatttaaaatttatcaaCTTTTTCCATAAACCTTCATTTTTGGTCATGTCTTCCAAATAGtaccattttgtgttttttttccccccttgggGCATGACAGTGACAGTCACAGCTCCTGCAGTTTTCACAGGATTGCTGTCTGTTCCTCTGAACCTTTTCATAATTGACCAGTCATGCTCATTTCACCTCTCTGAAACCAGCAGGACCCAGAACACTGCAGCTCCCAAGCACACAGCAGCAGCCCCAGCCAAGGGCAGATATCCAAGAATACAAGAGAAGAGAACCAAGACTTGTATAGACTAGGAATTCCCTTATCCACAGAACAAGCCCAACTCCCTGTATGAAATCTGGAATGTGTTGGCTAAGAGCAAAGCTTCCACTCAAAAGTGCCAGTTCCTCAAACACTTGCCCTCTCCTATGCCAGGCAGGCCTGCTCCATTTGGGGTCTATCTCTACCCTTCTAAGCTAGGGCAGTTGTTGGGATTATGGAGAGGGTGGGATCCCATCAAACTAGAGAGGGAGTTTGGAGATGTGCTTTACTCAATACTGAACACAAACAGCATGCCAACAAGTCATGGACACATCTGTGCACATACACCTTGCTCAGAACTTCTACCAACTCACTCCCCAATCCTGAAGTTCCTTCCCTTACCTTGGGTAGCACCCCCCAGGGGCTTTGTGATTACTCGAAGGCAGGTCAAGCCAAAAACAGCAGCCAAGGATGCCCAGTGGCAGGGGCCTTCCCCTGAGATCTGTCTCCTGACTGGAAGAGTCTCATATCacatgaagggagagagggaatgtgtttttaaaagatatatctAATATACAGGCCTTAGCCTTGGGATCTAACTCACACAAAGTATCTCCTAGTGTGGGGTATGACTGCCAGCTTTGGCTGCAGTCTGCCCAGTCCCCACTCACGTCATCTCCCTTTGGCTCTACAGGATTTCTTGGGGCGGAGTTGCCCACTTTAGCTCTTCAGTGAGGGCCTGGGGCCCTGAAAGCCTGCTGACCTCAGCTTTAGAAAGAGATCATGGCTAGAGAAAGACAGAATGGGATACAACCACAAAAATagccaaagagaaaaaagagaagacagaaaacGTAGCACCCACTACTTTGTATTATGTGTTatccttaatttttaaatgtgtgGGTTTTGCTCATAATGCTTAATGTGTTGTGTGCTCTGTATCTTATTCTAAATGTCAGTTATCAATCTGTGTGTGGACTGGTGGCCATGAATGGAATAGAGAGTCTAGGAAAAAacaatatataactatataacaaGAGAGGCACAAGATTGGACCTGGGCAGGGCTGGGGCTCTAAGACCAAGGCTTATGGTTCCAGAGCATAGGAAGGGACCCAGGGGAAACCTCTGGGTTCTGGGTTCTATCAAGTGGCCCAGGATCCTGAGGTCCCACGTTCTAATGTATAGCACAGGCCACAGGGAGGGATCCAGGTTCAAGAGGGAGGCTTGAAGGCCCCAGGCTTCCAAGGCTCTAGAGGGAGCAGAAGGGCCCTGTCTCATGTTTCTTAGGCCTGCGCTCACCCTGGATGAGGACTCCTGGGGTTGATGGATATCGGGAATTGTAGGAATCTTCAACATAGTATGCAGCTGGCCCTGGGGTACGAGCTATAAGGAGAAGGAGAGCTAAGTAAAGATACCAGAAGTCCAACCCCCACAACTTGGAACTTGACCATCCCCTGATTAGGCCCTGGAGACCTTCTTTCCCCATGTTCCTACTTTTGGTCTCCAGAGATCCCAATTCTCCAGTCTTCATCTTCCTTGTGAGTCCCAGAGTCTTCTCTGGACCCAGAGACTCCAATCTTCCCACCAGAACCCTAAagcctcatttccaatttttatttctgCCCCAGAGACCCTCTCCACCTATCCCCCTTCGTTACCACCTCCTCCCCAAGATTCCAATTCTCCATGTCTTTTCTAGGTCTCTAAAGTTCCCCTTTCCTCATTCCCAGATACGTCATTATTCTCACATGACTCCTAAGATCCTCCCCAGAGTAATGGTTCCTCATCCTAAGGACTACACTGCATGCCCTTTCCAGTCCCATGTCTTACCAGGACTGATCCAAGTGTTAAGACTCTGGGCCCGACTCATAGAGAAGGCAGGAGAGCGAGTACCCTTAAGCTGAAAGCCTGGGACAACGTTGTAGGTATTCGGACTGGGTCGCATTTCCTCTGTGGAATTGGAAGTCTAAAAGAGTGGCCTGGAGGCAGCGCATTAAGCTACATGAAGatctccttccctcctaccccctttccccccacccacccccgccCCAAAACCAGAGAGACCCCGGCTTCACTTACTAGCCTTGGAAACCAGCCTCCTGTGGCCAAAGGTGAAGGCAGGAAAGCTGGGCCGGCAGGGCTGCTGGGGCCCTAGACTGCAGGGCTGCGTGTAGTGGAATGGGGATGGCCACTGCCAGGATGATCAGAGGAGACAGAGAGTCGGCATAACAGGAGCTGGTGCTGAAGCTGTGCACACACAAGCCCGAACCCCTGCACAACCACCTCTCCCTCCACCTGTCTCACTACTGCACAAGGGATCCTGGAGGCCTCAGGGAACATCCCACACTGTTGGGCCCACACACTACTGCCAAGAATTCTTCCAGCCTCTGGTTTAGGAACTAGACCAAGGTCTGGGGGAGTGAGTCCATAAATCTCAGTGCAGTCATGGGACAAAGCAAAGGCCTAGAGGCTGGGCCAGGGTAGAGCCAGGGGTCTGGAGGCCAGGTCTGAGGGGGTCCAAGACAGCCGTGTGTACCTTCTTTTCCCGGAGGAAGTCTGCCTTCTGTGTGAAAGGGCTTTCACTCTGGAACCAGGTAGTTTGCCATGCCCTGCGGCCACCACCATCTGCAGGGCATGTTGGGAGTCAAGAGGGTctcagggagggaaaagaggatagGAGGCTGGGGCCTCCAGGGGGAAGAGGATAATCAGGGATGAGGGTAAGCAGGCAAGCCTGAATTTAAGAGGATACCAAATAGGATCCACACAGGACTAGAGGTAAAGAGTGAAAGCTGGAAGGGCTAGGGGTAAGGCTCCCACACTCCTGGCTCCTCAGACAGATGTGAATACTGGTTCTATAGAATCTGAGAAAGTCAGAGCTAGGCATCTATCACCCTTTTCCTTAGACTCACCAAGCAGGGTGTTGCCCATTTAAGCTGAGACCAGGAAGGATCACAGGGACAGGAACAATCTAAACCTTTGAACAGGTCAAGAGGTAGGTCCTGTGCACAGAGGTAGGGATCTCTTCCTACTACCATTCTTCTGAGGCCCTTGGATATAGCAAATACTAGCTAGTATCTAGTTCAAGCAAAATTGGTTGAAGTAGGAAACCTTTAGACTCTTTCCTGGAATTCACagctaaaaaaaaagtaatctccaggagcagctaggtggctcagtggagtgagagccaggcctagagatgggaggtcctgggttcaaatctagttttagatatttcctagctgtgtgaccctgggcaactcacttaatccccaatgcctgccccttatcattcttctgctttagaaccaatatatatagtattgattctaagatggaaagtaagggtttaaaaaacaaaagtctctcctttttgtttttatcttctttctttctacccaCCCATTCCTTGCAACTTAACTTCCAAGCTTACCCAGCACTTCAAATGAAACTATTCTTTCCAAGGCCACCACCAAAcaagaatttgtatttttctcaGTCCTTTTCCTTCTTGACCTCCTGCAATTTTTGACAATGTTGACCACTAATTTCCTCTTCTACTCACCTCTAGATGCTCCACAattctttcctgattcttctctaACCTAGTTGACCGCTTCTTAACAGTCTCATCCACTCCTCAAGATAAACCCCAAGGCTCTGCCCTGTGACTTCTTCCTACACATTGACTCCCATAGGCTCAATTGtcaattttttcagattattctCAGATGAGTCTATTTGTCCCTGAGTCTCGTATCTCCACACTGTTCCATAAATTCCACATGTTGACAAAGGAACTTAGCTTCCATA encodes:
- the STPG3 gene encoding protein STPG3 isoform X1 is translated as MNFDQKAVKFLANFYMNGGQHWTHGGIQTRQSTPPSGKKLTRGHPLRPQSIDKWESTKLPVPQNLQKLHMGGVTLVQDPELLRIRNVKDFSKCRAMWDIGFERRPPILIDMNTPGPTQYSVPDVSIRESSPHPQYSISCKAPIRDGGGRRAWQTTWFQSESPFTQKADFLREKKWPSPFHYTQPCSLGPQQPCRPSFPAFTFGHRRLVSKAKEMRPSPNTYNVVPGFQLKGTRSPAFSMSRAQSLNTWISPARTPGPAAYYVEDSYNSRYPSTPGVLIQGERRPKKHETGPFCSL